In Nomia melanderi isolate GNS246 chromosome 4, iyNomMela1, whole genome shotgun sequence, the following are encoded in one genomic region:
- the LOC116425253 gene encoding uncharacterized protein LOC116425253 — translation MLGVCAICHLTAENMNSTFHQPCSEEHILCNHCIQQFIIPSDLCCILCQAQFQFLNLSLSQESNTSLNSIYIRPRKMQVLLQQPESFIRHHQPQQLHVKSRNQNYSTPVTNIEKNTWGCYTANDSEESTDCDHVEDQSNIDKGDSKQKQHSHCNLYKRGNLDMHASETKINGQITAECSRRPIRCPRIDCAINVAFSALTHHFIFDHPEVPILNVEPGIKSTLIVSFNALSLHSSRCLALLLVSGKLSDPVARLFNGSQINQKFRNRLPLSVLAARLNCTDQCNKINYCNKNIIIAWVAGLDIGNTTEKLLCSIQAVDKLDTEGLRSLTYTGPINSLRTAQCPRDIFLTGDCIVLHEGLLNHVTSDCAMLNVNVTVH, via the exons ATGTTGGGAGTTTGTGCTATTTGTCATCTTACTGCAGAAAATATGAATTCTACTTTTCATCAACCTTGTTCTGAAGAGCATATTTTGTGCAATCATTGTattcaacaatttattattccatCAG ATCTATGTTGCATTCTTTGCCAAGCCCAATTTCAATTCTTAAATTTAAGTTTGTCTCAAGAGAGCAATACCAGTTTAAATTCCATATATATTCGTCCAAGAAAAATGCAAGTATTGCTTCAACAACCAGAGTCTTTTATTAGGCATCATCAACCTCAGCAGTTGCATGTTAAGTCTAGGAATCAAAATTATTCAACACCAGTAACGAACATAGAAAAGAATACATGGGGATGCTATACTGCCAATGATTCTGAAGAAAGCACTGATTGCGATCATGTTGAAGATCAAAGCAATATAGATAAAGGTGATAGTAAACAAAAACAACACAGTCActgtaatctatataaaagagGAAATCTGGATATGCATGCATCTGAAACTAAAATTAATGGGCAAATTACAGCAGAATGTTCTCGCAGACCTATCCGATGTCCACGAATTGATTGTGCGATAAATGTTGCTTTTTCAGCATTAACgcatcattttatttttgatcaCCCGGAAGTACCCATTTTGAATGTGGAACCAGGCATTAAAAGCACGCTTATCGTCAGTTTCAATGCTTTATCTTTACACTCTAGCCGATGTCTTGCCCTTCTTTTAGTTTCTGGTAAACTCTC AGATCCTGTCGCAAGACTGTTCAACGGTAGTCAAATTAATCAAAAATTTCGGAACCGATTACCATTATCAGTATTAGCTGCTCGATTGAATTGCACAGatcaatgtaataaaattaattactgcaacaaaaacataattattGCCTGGGTCGCTGGATTAGATATTGGAAACACTACAGAGAAACTTCTGTGTAGTATTCAg GCTGTGGATAAGCTTGATACCGAAGGCTTACGTTCCTTGACCTATACAGGTCCAATAAATTCATTAAGAACAGCCCAATGTCCTCgagatatttttttaacaggTGATTGTATAGTTCTGCATGAAGGTCTCCTTAATCACGTTACATCCGATTGTGCTATGCTCAATGTTAATGTTACTGTACATTAA
- the LOC116425259 gene encoding SH3 domain-containing protein Dlish-like codes for MAFLCPVRIRRGKKKKPGVHNFNLEKDCVGGGGTGLGLGTKVPLPPGRITGSASIETLVRVGIEKENGLSPDSKMVIVHDFTPCVDDELQVKRGQVVNVLYRENDWVYVIAADTRMEGFVPHSYCAPYTSQLAELTLATLMNNVKKKLPRSNETDCDFTGTGRSQTVDTQQTDTGSASDCESYARNVTTADANVNRSNITQSQNSIQTISSQPDVHPFFKDPSAGRYIVLYTFVARDENDVSVERGEFVTVLNRDDPDWFWVLRHCDGNEGFVPSGFVYPGHVLHSYATTTTTTTTTTTAATASAETHSLGKGNSTISGNESLQQKGLRDFRDETNGTELVVLYDYKAQAPDDLSVRRADWIYADLGNQTVDGWLWAYAPKTRKYGFIPKAYARPPAMTSL; via the exons ATGGCTTTTTTATGCCCAGTTCGTATACGacgaggaaagaaaaagaaac CTGGAGTACATAATTTTAATTTGGAAAAAGATTGTGTTGGAGGAGGAGGTACAGGTTTGGGTTTAGGAACCAAAGTACCATTGCCACCTGGCCGAATAACAGGAAGTGCTAGTATTGAAACTTTAGTTAGAGTAggtattgaaaaagaaaatggacTTTCACCAGATAGTAAAATGGTCATAGTCCATGATTTTACGCCTTGTGTTGACGATGAACTTCAAGTAAAACGTGGCCAG GTTGTAAATGTTTTGTATAGAGAGAATGATTGGGTATATGTAATAGCAGCTGACACTAGAATGGAAGGCTTTGTGCCACATTCATATTGTGCACCTTACACATCTCAGCTTGCTGAATTAACACTTGCTACTCTTATGAACAATGTGAAAAAGAAACTACCAAGATCTAATGAAACTGATTGTGATTTTACTGGTACAGGTCGTTCACAAACAGTAGATACACAACAAACTGACACAGGATCTGCATCAGACTGTGAAAGTTATGCTCGTAATGTTACTACTGCCGATGCAAATGTTAATAGATCTAATATCACACAATCTCAAAATTCTATTCAAACTATATCTTCTCAGCCAGATGTACATCCTTTCTTTAag GATCCATCAGCTGGAAGATACATTGTTCTTTATACTTTTGTGGCTAGAGATGAAAATGATGTTAGCGTTGAAAGGGGAGAATTTGTGACTGTACTTAATCGAGACGATCCTGACTGGTTTTGGGTACTTAGGCATTGTGATGGCAATGAAGGATTTGTACCATCTGGATTTGTGTACCCAGGACATGTTCTTCATTCTTATGCAACAACAACTACCAcaactaccactactactactgcaGCTACAGCATCTGCAGAGACGCATAGTTTag GAAAAGGTAATAGTACTATATCAGGAAATGAATCATTGCAACAAAAAGGTTTACGAGATTTTCGAGATGAAACTAATGGAACAGAATTAGTTGTACTTTATGATTATAAGGCGCAGGCGCCAGATGATTTATCAGTGAGAAGAGCTGATTGGATTTATGCAGATTTGGGAAATCAAACTGTAGATGGTTGGTTGTGGGCATATGCACCCAAGACTCGCAAATATGGTTTTATTCCAAAAGCATATGCCCGTCCTCCTGCTATGACAAGCTTATGA
- the LOC116425251 gene encoding uncharacterized protein LOC116425251 — protein MDVTDNADGSLDPRIQIELENLNDATDDINKLETELDEAHTAFRQLLSETTKRLKEIINKVGNSCVEKARCYYDALEVARQAQVQCQQQAQLFQRASEIHAAAKETVALAESRFMSHQHEWNFDQAWQDMLNHATIKVMDAENQKAECGREHYRRAILFHDAEKRLLELEEKHRRSIIKARPYFEVKAQCDQMLATQKERVECLQKAIQVAKTNYATSLHRLEEISNQIHQQRRDNDFIAIGPREPGVGAELVSPQKTLNYDIEFNQINDNRMKDITNHQHNKCDSIQEYNVHQLQEDNEKLEKRSVDGSEAISSQWELELQTNITNLSNLSLESSHDTDSKKLQFYNQDSTKSNNFTSELNCNFSQTRELSIHSLNQFQKLLKNLQALKNPLANMSLPSSSEGSNTTKGQTTNFAVLNKRKFNFKNSISKSLSNSPLKMNLIRLGSTSVEEVESTIKYVPNKTFKFGFNNKLQSNSDINLPLNLNSSSIGKYQSMDHSLDNKTDNLELDKQTSNLKGTETYTHDLHTTKSSVQLNTHKKINSQLEEEVISTKKLFRSNSLQCLSHSASSSSIKVKQITNNSNDHSTLEKMAKKALNVKELPLLVLLDKKHSFTDNKCKSYSMINLNDKQTFTLLDDLHLHNIKTLSTERFTNLKDNLCSEISQ, from the exons ACTGCATTTAGACAATTATTATCTGAGACCACGAagagattaaaagaaattataaataaagtaggAAATAGCTGTGTTGAAAAAGCAAGATGTTATTATGATGCACTTGAAGTTGCTCGTCAAGCTCAG GTACAATGTCAACAACAAGCTCAATTATTTCAAAGAGCAAGTGAAATTCATGCAGCAGCAAAGGAAACTGTAGCTTTAGCTGAAAGCAGATTTATGTCGCATCAGCATGAATGGAATTTTGATCAGGCATGGCAGGATATGTTAAATCATGCAACTATTAAa GTAATGGATGCAGAGAATCAGAAAGCAGAGTGTGGCAGGGAGCATTATAGACGAGCAATACTATTTCACGATGCTGAGAAAAGATTATTAGAATTAGAGGAAAAACATCGTCGTTCTATAATTAAAGCACGACCATACTTTGAGGTTAAAGCGCAATGTGATCAAATGTTGGCAACACAAAAAGAAAGAGTTGAATGTTTGCAGAAAGCAATACAAGTTGCAAAAACTAATTATGCTACCAGTCTTCATAGATTAGAAGAAATTAGTAATCAAATACATCAACAACGACGAGATAATG atTTTATAGCTATTGGACCTAGAGAACCAGGCGTTGGTGCAGAATTAGTTAGTCCACAAAAGACGTTAAACTACGATAtagaatttaatcaaataaatgaCAATAGAATGAAAGATATTACAAATCATCAACATAATAAATGTGATAGTATTCAAGAATAC AATGTTCATCAGTTGCAAGAAGATAATGAAAAACTTGAGAAGAGATCAGTTGATGGAAGTGAAGCAATATCTTCTCAGTGGGAATTAGAATTACAAACTAATATAACAAATCTGAGCAATTTATCTCTTGAAAGTTCTCATGATACTGACAGTAagaaattgcaattttataatCAGGATAgtacaaaatcaaataattttacgtcagaattaaattgtaatttttcacAGACTAGAGAACTGTCTATACATAgcttaaatcagtttcaaaaattgttaaagaatcTCCAGGCTTTAAAAAATCCACTGGCAAATATGTCTTTACCGTCATCTAGTGAAGGATCAAATACAACTAAAGGTCAAACTACTAACTTTGCGGTATTAAACAaacgtaaatttaattttaaaaatagtatatCGAAGTCGTTAAGTAACAGTCCTTTAAAAATGAACCTAATTAGGTTAGGGTCAACGTCCGTTGAAGAAGTAGAAAGTACAATAAAGTATGTGccaaataaaactttcaaatttgGCTTTAATAACAAACTTCAAAGCAATAGCGATATTAATTTACCTTTAAATCTTAATAGCAGTTCCATAGGAAAATATCAGAGCATGGATCATAGTTTAGATAATAAGACTGATAATCTTGAATTAGATAAACAAACCTCAAATTTAAAAGGTACAGAGACTTATACGCATGACCTGCATACTACGAAAAGTAGTGTACAATTGAATACTCACAAAAAAATAAACTCACAATTAGAGGAAGAAGTAATATCTACAAAGAAATTGTTTAGGTCTAATTCTTTGCAATGTTTATCTCATAGTGCCAGTTCATCTTCAATAAAAGTAAAACAGATAACAAATAATTCTAATGATCATTCTACTCTTGAAAAAATGGCAAAGAAAGCACTAAATGTTAAGGAATTACCATTATTAGTATTGCTTGACAAGAAACATTCTTTCACGGATAATAAATGTAAAAGTTATAGTATGATTAATTTAAACGACAAACAAACTTTTACATTATTAGAtgatttacatttacataacaTAAAAACTCTAAGTACAGAACGATTTACAAACTTGAAAGATAATTTATGTTCCGAAATTTCTcaataa